The Janthinobacterium lividum genome has a window encoding:
- the nuoL gene encoding NADH-quinone oxidoreductase subunit L, with amino-acid sequence MAGQLLNPNLLLAVPLAPLAGAAIAGLLGTQFLGNLVGRKTSHTATILGVLIAFILSVQTLLAVMDGATFNGTIYNWMTIGTLKMEVGFQIDSLSAMMMCVVTFVSLMVHIYTIGYMKDDEGYNRFFAYISLFTFSMLMLVMANNFLQLFFGWEAVGLVSYLLIGFWYQRPTAIVANMKAFLVNRVGDFGFILGIGLLLAYAGTMNYQEVFAKKDELALLSLPGTDWALLTVACICLFIGAMGKSAQFPLHVWLPDSMEGPTPISALIHAATMVTAGIFMVSRMSPLFELSDTALSFILVIGSITALFMGFLGIIQNDIKRVVAYSTLSQLGYMTVALGSSAYSVAVFHLMTHAFFKALLFLGAGSVIIGMHHDQDIRNMGGLRKYMPITWITSLVGSLALIGTPLFSGFYSKDSIIEAVEATHIWGAGFAQFAVLAGVFVTAFYSFRMYFLVFHGKERFGQAHAHGHDDHHAPKAAHGAHGDAHDDHHEEESYDDSEDDHGHHGLEPGQKPHESPFVVWFPLVMLAIPSLIIGYLTIGPMLHGDFFKGVIFVGENHPAMEELSHEFHGAMAMALHGLSTAPFWLALSGVVAAYYCYMVNPRVPAWFFAKFHAIHTLLDNKYYMDKFNEVVFAGGARLLGNGLWNFGDKKLIDGLLVNGSAKVVAWLSSLSRVLQTGYIYHYAFVMILGVLGFLIYFLPFWPAK; translated from the coding sequence ATGGCGGGGCAACTCCTCAACCCTAACCTCCTTCTTGCCGTACCGCTGGCGCCGCTGGCCGGTGCCGCGATTGCAGGTTTGCTTGGCACCCAGTTCCTGGGTAATTTGGTCGGACGCAAGACGTCGCATACCGCGACGATCCTGGGCGTACTGATTGCGTTCATCCTGTCCGTGCAGACACTGCTGGCAGTGATGGATGGCGCGACATTCAATGGCACGATCTATAACTGGATGACGATCGGCACCCTGAAGATGGAAGTGGGCTTCCAGATCGATTCGCTGTCGGCGATGATGATGTGCGTGGTCACCTTCGTCTCCCTGATGGTGCACATCTACACGATCGGCTACATGAAGGATGACGAAGGCTACAACCGCTTCTTCGCCTACATCTCGCTGTTCACATTCTCGATGCTGATGCTGGTCATGGCCAACAACTTCCTGCAACTGTTCTTCGGTTGGGAAGCCGTGGGCCTGGTCTCTTACCTGCTGATCGGTTTCTGGTACCAGCGTCCGACGGCCATCGTGGCCAACATGAAGGCTTTCCTCGTCAACCGCGTGGGCGACTTCGGCTTCATCCTGGGCATCGGCCTGCTGCTGGCCTACGCTGGCACCATGAACTACCAGGAAGTGTTCGCCAAGAAAGACGAACTGGCACTGTTGAGCCTGCCAGGCACCGACTGGGCCCTGCTGACCGTCGCCTGCATCTGCCTGTTCATCGGCGCGATGGGCAAATCGGCGCAGTTCCCGCTGCACGTGTGGCTGCCTGACTCGATGGAAGGTCCTACCCCGATCTCGGCACTGATTCACGCCGCGACGATGGTGACGGCCGGTATCTTCATGGTCTCGCGCATGTCGCCGCTGTTCGAACTGTCCGACACGGCACTGTCCTTCATCCTGGTGATCGGTTCCATCACGGCACTGTTCATGGGCTTCCTGGGCATCATCCAGAACGACATCAAGCGCGTCGTTGCTTACTCGACCCTGTCGCAGCTGGGCTACATGACCGTGGCGCTGGGTTCGTCCGCGTACTCCGTGGCCGTGTTCCACCTGATGACGCACGCATTCTTCAAGGCACTGCTGTTCCTGGGCGCCGGTTCCGTCATCATCGGCATGCACCATGATCAAGACATCCGCAACATGGGTGGCCTGCGCAAGTACATGCCGATCACCTGGATCACTTCCCTGGTCGGTTCGCTGGCCCTGATCGGCACGCCGCTGTTCTCCGGTTTCTACTCGAAAGACAGCATCATCGAAGCCGTCGAAGCGACGCACATCTGGGGCGCTGGCTTTGCCCAGTTCGCCGTGCTGGCTGGCGTGTTCGTCACCGCCTTCTACTCGTTCCGCATGTATTTCCTCGTCTTCCACGGCAAGGAACGTTTCGGCCAGGCGCATGCGCACGGTCACGACGACCATCACGCACCGAAAGCGGCCCATGGCGCGCACGGCGATGCGCATGACGACCATCACGAAGAGGAATCGTATGACGATTCCGAGGACGACCACGGCCACCACGGTCTGGAACCTGGCCAGAAGCCGCATGAGTCCCCGTTCGTCGTATGGTTCCCGCTGGTGATGCTGGCGATCCCGTCGCTGATCATCGGCTACCTGACGATTGGCCCGATGCTGCATGGCGATTTCTTCAAGGGCGTGATCTTCGTCGGCGAAAACCATCCAGCAATGGAAGAGTTGTCGCATGAATTCCACGGTGCAATGGCGATGGCGCTGCACGGCCTGTCGACGGCACCGTTCTGGCTGGCATTGTCCGGCGTCGTGGCAGCCTACTACTGCTACATGGTCAACCCGCGTGTGCCGGCCTGGTTCTTTGCCAAGTTCCACGCGATCCACACCCTGCTGGACAACAAGTACTACATGGACAAGTTCAATGAAGTCGTGTTCGCCGGCGGTGCCCGCTTGCTGGGTAATGGCCTGTGGAACTTCGGTGACAAGAAGCTGATCGATGGCCTGCTGGTCAACGGTAGCGCCAAGGTCGTCGCCTGGCTGTCCTCGCTGTCGCGAGTGCTGCAGACCGGCTACATCTATCACTATGCATTCGTGATGATCCTGGGCGTGCTGGGCTTCCTGATCTATTTCCTGCCATTCTGGCCCGCTAAGTAA